The Thermococcus sp. genome has a segment encoding these proteins:
- a CDS encoding dihydropteroate synthase-like protein codes for MKRPEKILLVTGRLAEPLVRKYGEGCDVFVTPVSVAAFLTPELIVHYLKKAGIKRGNYDLILIPGLVRGSAQVIEDELGVPTFKGPRNAMDLPQILKALRKGFKLSREKPADELFSLDGLKKAEDIRNRTRNRRYIEKALKRPWNVLIGNLPAGRDFPARILGEVVDAPRLGVEKTVERALYYLREGADIIDIGMVAGETNPDFIEEIPEIREQLMEKGFEVPISFDSLNTAEIEMALDYADLFLSVDAGNVEELVTEKPVVLIPTNQRRGFFPVKPLERVEFLEELKERALGLGYKTVIPDLILEHVPYLARSITAFQLYRERNPDDVLLAGVGNVVELYDADSVGINALLAGISRELSINLLLTTETSAKARGSIRELKRALDMNLFDMPKDLGFDLLILKEKRANDWKFEPTQKIVEAKERPVRLEPVYFRIWVEDGRIWVNAHRGTEAILTIVGDEPNAIIDTILEHFEISPRHAFYLGRELERAKTALKIRRSYVQEVELFPDFY; via the coding sequence ATGAAGAGGCCCGAGAAAATTCTGCTGGTTACGGGCAGGCTCGCCGAGCCCCTCGTCAGGAAGTACGGTGAGGGTTGCGACGTCTTCGTTACACCAGTCAGCGTCGCGGCCTTCCTCACACCTGAGCTCATAGTCCATTACCTCAAAAAGGCCGGAATCAAGAGAGGAAACTACGACCTTATTCTAATCCCCGGCCTCGTTCGGGGCTCCGCTCAGGTTATAGAGGACGAACTTGGGGTTCCAACGTTCAAGGGCCCTAGGAATGCTATGGATTTGCCCCAGATACTTAAGGCCCTGAGGAAGGGCTTCAAGCTGAGCAGGGAAAAGCCAGCCGATGAGCTCTTCTCCCTCGACGGCCTGAAAAAAGCAGAGGACATCCGGAACAGAACACGGAATAGGCGCTACATTGAAAAGGCCCTAAAAAGGCCCTGGAACGTTCTCATTGGAAACCTGCCAGCTGGGAGGGACTTTCCGGCCCGGATTCTCGGCGAGGTCGTCGATGCCCCGAGGCTCGGCGTTGAAAAGACCGTTGAGAGGGCCCTCTACTACCTCCGTGAGGGTGCTGACATAATAGACATCGGCATGGTGGCCGGGGAGACGAATCCAGACTTCATCGAGGAAATCCCGGAAATCCGCGAGCAACTCATGGAGAAGGGCTTTGAAGTACCGATTAGCTTCGACTCCCTCAACACGGCTGAGATTGAGATGGCTCTGGACTACGCCGACCTCTTCCTGAGCGTTGATGCCGGAAACGTTGAGGAACTCGTAACGGAAAAGCCCGTGGTTCTAATCCCGACGAACCAGAGGAGGGGCTTCTTCCCGGTTAAGCCTTTGGAGAGGGTTGAGTTCCTGGAGGAGCTCAAGGAAAGGGCCCTTGGGCTGGGCTACAAAACGGTCATTCCGGACCTAATCCTCGAGCACGTGCCATACCTTGCGCGTTCCATAACTGCCTTCCAGCTCTACCGCGAAAGGAACCCCGACGACGTTCTGCTCGCCGGAGTCGGCAACGTGGTTGAGCTATACGATGCGGACAGCGTCGGGATAAACGCCCTCCTTGCTGGAATCTCAAGGGAGCTTTCGATAAACCTGCTCCTGACAACCGAGACGAGCGCAAAGGCTAGGGGCTCGATCAGGGAGCTGAAACGAGCCTTGGACATGAACCTCTTCGATATGCCCAAGGACCTCGGCTTCGACCTTCTGATTTTAAAGGAGAAGAGGGCCAATGACTGGAAATTTGAACCCACCCAAAAGATTGTCGAGGCAAAGGAGAGGCCTGTTAGGCTGGAGCCCGTTTACTTCAGGATATGGGTCGAGGACGGGAGAATCTGGGTCAACGCTCATCGCGGGACGGAGGCAATTCTTACAATCGTCGGCGACGAACC
- a CDS encoding PHP domain-containing protein — MLHDAHTHTLYSDGEGEVVDNIAEAEMKGLLLVAITDHVHYLSEGSFNAYLGEIGRWGRESDITVLAGVEGNITPNGVDVPGWMARKLDFVIASVHEWVERPEEYLNLVRIALTDENVDVIGHFGANFPYIGYPLWEELLEIIKLAEENGKAFEISSSYRVPDLEFVRECIKRGVKLTFASDAHRPENVGNVGWSVNLFKKAGGRLEDLLFSEYL; from the coding sequence ATGCTTCACGATGCTCACACTCACACGCTTTACTCGGACGGAGAAGGTGAGGTCGTTGATAACATAGCCGAGGCCGAAATGAAAGGCCTCTTACTGGTTGCTATAACGGATCATGTCCACTACCTGAGTGAGGGAAGCTTCAACGCCTATCTGGGTGAAATCGGGCGCTGGGGCAGGGAAAGCGACATAACAGTTTTAGCGGGAGTGGAGGGGAACATAACCCCGAACGGTGTAGATGTCCCTGGCTGGATGGCGAGAAAGCTGGACTTCGTGATTGCGAGCGTTCACGAGTGGGTTGAACGGCCTGAGGAATACCTGAACCTCGTCAGGATCGCCCTCACCGATGAGAACGTTGACGTGATAGGCCACTTTGGGGCGAACTTTCCTTACATAGGTTACCCCCTCTGGGAGGAACTCCTTGAGATAATAAAACTCGCCGAAGAAAACGGTAAGGCCTTTGAGATAAGCTCCAGCTACCGCGTTCCCGATTTGGAGTTCGTTAGGGAGTGCATTAAACGGGGGGTTAAACTTACCTTTGCCAGCGACGCCCACAGGCCGGAGAATGTTGGAAACGTTGGCTGGAGTGTAAACCTTTTCAAAAAGGCCGGAGGAAGGCTGGAGGATTTACTATTCAGTGAGTACCTTTAG
- a CDS encoding cobalamin B12-binding domain-containing protein, translating to MVERSKVRVVIAKPGLDGHDRGAKVVARALKEAGYEVIYTGIRQTPEQIVETVIQEDAAVLGISILSGAHMVLIPKIIKLLEERGIKPNEDIVIFAGGIIPPDDAEELKKMGVAEVFGPGTPLKTVIEFVDKAVEKLKRFKNA from the coding sequence ATGGTTGAGCGCTCAAAGGTTCGCGTTGTGATAGCGAAACCCGGTCTTGACGGTCACGACAGAGGAGCGAAGGTCGTTGCGAGGGCTTTAAAGGAAGCCGGTTATGAGGTTATCTACACGGGAATAAGGCAAACACCGGAGCAAATAGTTGAGACTGTAATTCAGGAAGATGCCGCCGTTCTGGGCATAAGCATACTCTCTGGGGCACACATGGTTCTGATTCCAAAGATAATCAAGCTCCTCGAGGAGAGGGGGATAAAGCCAAACGAGGACATAGTCATATTCGCCGGGGGTATAATCCCGCCCGACGACGCGGAGGAGCTTAAGAAAATGGGTGTTGCGGAAGTGTTTGGCCCTGGGACTCCATTAAAGACGGTGATAGAGTTCGTTGACAAGGCAGTTGAAAAACTAAAGAGATTCAAAAACGCTTAA
- the meaB gene encoding methylmalonyl Co-A mutase-associated GTPase MeaB → MKMESVESLIQLALSGDKKAIARLITLVENDEDKAREIIRKIYPHTGRAYVVGITGPPGSGKSTLLDKLIKLAREDGHRVGVIAIDPTSPFTGGALLGDRLRMQRHSTDPGVFIRSMATRGSLGGLAKATNDAIKVLDASGYDLIFVETVGVGQIEVDIVKTADTVVLVTVPGLGDEVQAIKAGLMEVADIFAINKADREGVEMVYLELKMALEFERDKWKQLSWEPPIVETTAFTLKGVRPLWEAIKSHRKHMEESGRLKERRAFRAREEVKTIIASSIAKRVEEKLEKGESRELIEKVVERKLDPYSASQIIMKKLKADLWG, encoded by the coding sequence ATGAAAATGGAGAGTGTAGAGTCATTGATCCAGCTGGCCCTATCAGGGGATAAAAAGGCAATAGCAAGGCTGATAACCCTCGTTGAAAACGATGAGGATAAGGCGAGGGAAATAATACGGAAGATTTACCCGCACACCGGCAGGGCGTATGTTGTCGGGATTACAGGTCCGCCCGGCTCGGGAAAGTCGACGCTTCTTGACAAGCTAATAAAGCTGGCCAGAGAGGATGGCCACAGGGTCGGGGTCATTGCCATTGACCCTACTTCGCCATTCACCGGGGGCGCTTTACTGGGAGACAGGCTCAGGATGCAGAGGCACTCCACGGACCCGGGAGTTTTCATAAGGAGTATGGCAACCAGGGGTTCCCTTGGCGGTCTGGCAAAAGCCACTAACGATGCTATAAAGGTTCTGGACGCCTCAGGCTACGACCTGATATTCGTCGAGACGGTTGGAGTCGGCCAGATTGAAGTTGATATAGTCAAAACAGCTGACACCGTCGTTCTCGTGACCGTTCCGGGTCTCGGCGATGAAGTTCAGGCCATAAAGGCCGGCCTCATGGAGGTTGCCGATATTTTCGCCATCAACAAGGCCGACAGGGAAGGCGTCGAGATGGTTTACCTGGAACTCAAGATGGCGCTAGAATTCGAGAGGGACAAATGGAAACAGCTCAGCTGGGAACCCCCGATAGTTGAAACGACAGCATTCACCCTCAAAGGCGTTAGACCCCTGTGGGAGGCAATAAAGAGCCACAGGAAGCACATGGAGGAGAGCGGAAGGTTGAAGGAGCGCAGGGCTTTCCGCGCCAGGGAGGAAGTGAAAACAATCATAGCATCGTCAATAGCAAAAAGAGTAGAGGAAAAACTTGAGAAAGGGGAGTCCAGAGAACTTATTGAGAAAGTTGTGGAGAGAAAGCTTGACCCCTATTCAGCCTCTCAAATTATCATGAAAAAACTTAAAGCGGATCTCTGGGGGTGA
- the mce gene encoding methylmalonyl-CoA epimerase — MFKKIDHVGIAVKNLEEAIKVWEGLGLKVDEIEEVPDQKVRTAIIHIGESRIELLEPTTEDSPIAKFIAKRGEGIHHIALGVTNIEEHLRELKEKGYRLIDEEPRIGAGGAKIAFVHPKAVTGVLLELCERSE, encoded by the coding sequence ATGTTTAAGAAGATAGACCACGTTGGTATAGCCGTTAAGAACCTGGAGGAGGCCATAAAGGTCTGGGAGGGCCTTGGGCTCAAGGTTGACGAGATTGAGGAAGTCCCGGACCAGAAGGTCAGGACAGCGATAATCCACATTGGAGAAAGCAGGATTGAGCTTCTTGAGCCGACCACTGAAGACTCGCCAATAGCAAAGTTCATAGCCAAGCGCGGTGAGGGGATACACCACATAGCACTCGGCGTTACGAACATTGAGGAGCACCTTAGGGAGCTCAAGGAGAAGGGCTATCGGCTCATCGATGAGGAGCCTAGGATTGGAGCCGGTGGGGCCAAGATTGCTTTCGTACACCCAAAGGCTGTTACCGGTGTTCTTCTCGAACTCTGTGAGAGAAGTGAGTGA
- a CDS encoding DUF835 domain-containing protein, with protein MFLRRKTHGKFRRVINYRTLPAILETISDKKILITRKMPGEIPTQNIVHIWVTRVRHPNAIEPTNLYVIEQKVWNALLDNSGTVILDAFEYLLLENGLERTLRFVGKLRDMAILSNSDFYVTVSDGIDERILAMLKRIVE; from the coding sequence ATGTTCCTACGAAGAAAAACCCATGGAAAATTCCGTAGGGTCATAAATTACAGGACACTTCCAGCCATACTAGAAACTATCTCCGATAAGAAAATTCTCATAACCCGAAAAATGCCGGGCGAGATCCCAACTCAAAATATAGTTCATATATGGGTAACAAGAGTAAGACACCCAAACGCAATTGAACCAACTAACCTCTATGTTATAGAGCAAAAGGTTTGGAATGCACTGCTGGATAATTCTGGCACAGTCATTCTAGATGCCTTTGAGTACCTGCTCCTTGAGAACGGCCTTGAAAGAACACTTCGCTTTGTGGGAAAGCTGAGAGACATGGCAATCCTTTCAAATTCGGATTTTTATGTAACTGTTAGTGACGGGATAGATGAAAGAATCCTTGCAATGTTAAAAAGAATCGTTGAGTGA